A section of the Paracoccaceae bacterium genome encodes:
- a CDS encoding sarcosine oxidase subunit gamma has translation MPYDVIIDRLPIFALFDLKGRREDLATWAPSLPGFPTKPNTMTRTGDTALFFLGPDRWLLCAGIEVEDALVRALRPSEAPPGISIVTVSDTMTFFRITGPDAGAVLSIACPLDTHPDAFGPDAVAYSEFFGLRSLILRCDGGFDCAVEQSFGDMIADHLTRAIA, from the coding sequence ATGCCCTATGACGTGATTATTGACCGATTGCCGATCTTTGCGCTGTTTGATCTGAAGGGCCGCCGGGAGGATCTGGCCACATGGGCGCCCTCTCTGCCCGGTTTTCCGACCAAGCCAAATACGATGACACGCACCGGCGATACTGCGCTGTTCTTCCTCGGGCCTGACCGCTGGCTGCTGTGCGCGGGGATCGAAGTGGAGGACGCTTTGGTCCGCGCGCTGCGCCCGTCCGAGGCACCACCAGGCATCAGCATCGTGACGGTGTCGGATACCATGACCTTCTTTCGCATCACCGGCCCGGATGCCGGTGCGGTTCTTTCCATCGCCTGCCCGCTGGACACGCACCCCGACGCCTTCGGCCCGGATGCAGTCGCCTATTCGGAGTTTTTCGGCCTCAGATCTCTGATCCTGCGCTGTGATGGCGGGTTTGACTGCGCGGTCGAGCAGAGTTTCGGTGACATGATCGCAGACCACCTGACCCGCGCGATTGCCTGA